GCATATAAATTTGTTGTTGTTAGTAATGTTGCCCTACACAGAGTTACATGAACGACTGTTCTAACTAGTCTGCGGTATGAACCTCAATAACCCGACCCGACCCTCAAGCTAACCCGAGTTGAGGGTAGAGTAATAAGTCTTTGATCTGCACGTAGGTCATCTCCCATGAGGATCTTCCTCTACTGGTCAAGTTTCCCGTATCTTTCTTCTACTTAGAGAAAGTCGCAGTGAAGGTTTTCGCtgatagattataaatatcgACGTGTAGGCTTTCTCAGCTGGATCGATTAGCTGTAGACTTCATGTAACGTATAAAAGTCATGAAATCAGAGCTATATTATCAGAGAACTCCAAGTCCACCGTGGTTACTATAAGATGAATATACCTCTCCTAGTTCCTGTCAATTAATTTCATATATTCTTTGATTTCATCATCACTGTTCTTTAATAATGCTCACGGCGATATCTCAATGCCGTACTTCTCATAATAGAAGTGCTCCAAACTCGGTATACTTTCGGCCCAGCCGTCATCCAGCTCCCCAAGTTCCCCTTCATCTCCCGATCTCGATTATGTCAATCCTCCCAGCCAGGACTTCTTTCTGCCTTGCTTGGTACTCACCCGCAACATCTGGATGCGGAACCCAAACAACTCTCATCCCAGCCCGTCTTCCAGCCTCTACATCCGATCACGCTGTCTTCAAACACCAAACATTCATGGGGCAAAATGGGCTTCACATCAGAGGCCGCTGCCGCCAAGTTCAAAGATTGCAGCGCCACGAGATATATATCCGGTGCTGGCTTCCCTCGCCCCTGCCGCACCCGTGGATCATCACCCAAGACCCGCCTATCAGGCGAGAAGAAGCCAAGTAAGCGTTTCGTTTCCGGCCTTGAGATCTTCAATTCGTAGCTGCGGCTTTTGGTGCTGGATGTTAATGCCAGCTCGATTCTGTCTCCCGACGCAGCACTGCGTGCCTGGCTAAGGGTCGACAAAATCCTCTCCGCGCCAGGAAGCGGCCTGCAAGCTAGAAAATGTTGTCTCATGTTCTCAGTCGACTCATGAGCGAATTGTTCGCTGGAGATAGGCAGTTTGGCCCAGCTGTGGAACGTGTCGCCATTGGTCGAGTGTGGGATACCCATGAGCTGGGCTCGAATCGTCCGGTCAAAGGGAGTACTCTTATACTTCTCGAGGGGTTGGCTCGTGGAGAAAGTTATTATATCTTCGGAGTTGATGAGAAGCCCATCCAGGTCGAATATGCAGGCGCGGATGGCCGGGAAACTGATTACTCTTTGTTAGTGTACTACTCTCGTGTCTGGAGGGTGGTTGGTACATACCCAGCCTTCTCACGGATAGCCATGGGGGCTGATTTAAGTCAATTTGATACGACTTGATAGCATATGTGTGGTCGTATGTTCCAACTTTTGGAGTTGATTTGCGGGGTTGCTTTCCGCTTCTATGTCTTGATCCGGCCTGGCCAAAAATCCATAGGCTCTTGGAGAGCCCTAATTGTGGTACACATATACTGCGTATTTTATATTGACATTATATAGAAAGCCGGATGCTTCTTACGGCAAGTAAAGTATTGGGAATTACTGAAGTACTGGATATTCTCAATTGCATACTATCTacagacaaaaagaagaaggggaccCAATCAACGAGTCCAGGAAGCAACAATCTCGTCAAAGTCTCTTGTCGCCATACTCTTCACATCTCGATCCCCCTCGGTAATTTCCCTCCTCAAGCGACAGGCTACATTAAGGTTGATGGAAAACCTTTTGCACTTTACCCGTTGTTTCGAGAATTTCGCCCTTAAGAAAAGTACTGTGAGCGATCTCATTTTTGTGTGCAACCGGATGAACTGACCAGATATTCAACGCCCCGTTGATCATAGAGCTGAGAGAAGTTAGAGACCGTTTCAGCAATTTCAATTTGAATTATTACACTTACATCGCCTCTTCCCTGCGGCCCATGCGGGAAAAGTGCTCGGCAATCTTATGGGCGACACTTGCAGTGTAGAAATCTTTTTAACCAACCGTCGCGCGCATGTGGTCCCACGCTCTGGAGTGGAATTCAAAGCTTTGATCCCATTGAATTTGTGCCACACGGAGATTACCGAGAACATAAAGAATCAGCCCAGTCCGGACAGATTTCTCGTTCATTCTTGCCTAGCGCCTCTTCTCTGCCGGCTAGGCTGTCCAGTATGAGCGTGTTGCACTCTTCAAGCTTACTCTGTGCGACAAGAGCCCAACCCAGATTAGCCTCATCTGATCGGGGAATTTAGTTTCTGAGAGCCTTGCGGATCCGCAGCGCCTCTTTGAGGTCGGCTTCGCCTTCTTTGTACCGGCCATCCTGCGTGCGTGAGATCCCTCATTCTTCGTAGGCGAGGTACAATCTCTCACCCACAGTTCCCAGCTCGTTGCAGATACTGGAAACCAAGTCAAGGGAAAGTTCTTTAAAGATACGGCTGCCATTGAAGTCGTTCGTGTCCATCGCAATAGACCCTAAGCAGAAGTAGATATCTGCAAGCAGCGAATCTCGATCTGGGTGTGCTGACGACTCGCAAATACCGCGAGCAGTTTCGAAGAAGCCATCGAAATGCTTTGTTCGTCCCCTCCCCCTTTGGTACCTGGTAATATTAGACAATAGACAACGAAGAGCTCTCAGTTTTGTACACACACCATGCAGCCTCAGTCGGTAATTTTGCAAAAAGTAAACTGGTAGCCTCTGAGGGATTTTGAATCGCTGACCAGAGCTGATATACCCTTAAGAACGTGGGGGTAAATCGTTGCACAAAGGGCCATCTTCCAACGCTCAATCTCCCGCCACCTGATCTGGGCTGGAGTAACTGTGGCTCTTTTGATGGCTTCGGCATAGCCGATAGCCATCTCGTCCAAAGGATTCGTATGACTTGGTCGCACATCAACTGTTTTCTTGTAGCGTCCATTTTTGCCAAAATTACATCTTGTACAATGCGGTGGATTAATATTTGCTGGTTTTGCTTATCCACTTGTATTAGAGATGACTACAGAAGATCAGTTCGGGCCTCAATATAATTGCTCCTATTGGATTGTGTCTCCCCTGAGATCAACTCCAGCGATGCTTCCATCAATAAATCTTCTCCAATGAGGTCTGGATCAAGAAATGAAATCAGCTCTAGCAACTGCCTAGCTTGAAGCTTTAGCTTTTCAAATGCCTAGACAGTAGATAGAGTATGGCTATATGTAGCTAAATTTGTATCGAACTTCGTCTCGTATAAACCAGCGTGTTCTTTACGATCTGCATAAAGTTCGAAGAACTGAGACAAGGTGAGATCCTGTCGACGGATAATCCCTGCCAGCTGGGAGATAGTCAGAGGGAACCCACCAAGGGTACTGAGTAAAAATACACTGGTGGTTGGCCGCAAAATCACAAAGATCCGTATCTCCTTCGTCATAGCTAGGCACCCAATTTTGGCCATCTGAACTTTCGCTGCCAGACACATGCACATAGCAGATATCACGTTCATTTAGTGGACTGCCATACTGTCCCCAAGTAGAACATGCGAGAAAGAGTGAAAGCCACAAAAGCCAAGCTGTAGTGAGAAACATATTCGTGGATAGTAAAAGATAGAAAGTTGATGCAATATGTTGGAAAGACTGTCAGCATTTGTCTTTAAAGGTAAATGACTCGAGTGAGCATGGGAACTGAAGAAGGGGGAATAAAGTATCTATATATCCTTAAACGAGAATATGTGAATAAGGAGCAAATCCAACACAGGGCTATAGAGTGATAAGTCAGACGATCTAGCTAAGTATCTTACTGTTGTGATTTCAAATTAACTAGTAGACAAGAGCAGCCATGATATCATAGCTGAAAGATCTGCGAGGCTTTTTAGCTGGAGTCTATCTTAGCCACCAATGAATTCATCAATCAaagtatttatattcatGTATGACCTTGCACTATCGATTTCCAATTCTACGTACAAGGATATGATCGCCAATTTCAATCGCAGCCAGGGACGGATCTGCATTTCCAGATTCGGAAGCTTGCCCTTCACTCCCTACCCCGGCGCTTTCCACACTCCAGTTATTCGGACATGAAATAAGTTTAACCCGATGAATAAATCATAGAATGCtatggaagatgatgcttACTATATGATTCTACTATTCCGCCCTTTGGGTGGCTTCCAACCAATGCAGcagaaaaagcaaacatCGGTAATGGGCATATTCTAGACCAGATTCTATGCATACAGCTATCTCCTTGCAGATGCAGGAAATGGCACAGTAAAGCACGGCCGACATCATATTATTGGTTGCCCGTACTTCCAACTCTGTCTCCAAGAGCCGAATGGGATTCTCCAATGTAAAAGTCCCtagtaaataaaagaaaaggcgcACAAAGAGACCTGAGTATAGCAGGCGCCAGTATAATTAGCCTATGAGACATTTTCGGCATATATTGACGATTACGGGAGAACGTACCTTTCTATCACTGTATTCAAGTGTGTCACAGAAGGCTACAGAGAGAATCAAAAAGCTCCAGGCTAAATGAAGGTAGCTCACGCAAAAGCAGTTGAAAATCATCCATCATAGCGAGGAGCTTCATATGGAACTTAGTCAAATAGAATATTGAGGACTTAGTCTCTTCAAAACCCCCGATCTATTACGAACTACGAGATATAGGAGCTATGTGATATCATTAATCCACCTTTTATTGACTGAAAATTGGTGTAGCATGTGCGATGGTTTGTATGTATGAGCATATATTAGGCAGCTCCTCTAATCCACGCCGCCTCGCAAAAGGTTGGGGATGAACAGGAGCTCGCTGTAGTACCATCTAGGGTGATGCTGACTTTTGCAATAACACATAGTACAAACATGCGAGCAATGAGCACAAGATTAAGGCTTGGAAGCCCCCGGAGTGCACAGTGAGATGGAAGCGCTGTCACGTTGCTAGAGCATGTAATGGGGTATGCTTGTAGGATATGCAAGAAAGGTGCAGGTTAGCAAGGTGCGAAGCCTTACTGATGAGTAGCTCATTTCTCaatcaagagaaagagagtcAACTGTCGAAGTTACGTAGTATTCTTGTCTCAGATTCTGTTAAGCAATATTGTTCATCCATGCGCTTATTTGGCTTTCCATAGCGTCTCTCTGGTTGAAGTCATCACTGGGACCCATTGCGATTGAAGATCCTTTTTCCCTGTCGGTGTTACTCTCTGAAGCTCCCTCTGATCAATCGCTGGATTCGCACCCATCTAGCCACTCATCATCGTGAATGGGTTCGGTGGGCCTTCCTTCGCGATTCGTTAGCACCCATCGAAACACTTCCATTGACGCCTCCGCAAGGTCATGCCAATATGCGCGAGCCTTGTCCAATGCATTCTTCACCTGTTGCGCAGTAGGTTTCAGTTGGTCTATCTTGGACATTTTGCTGAATAGTACTGTGTTTATTCTCGATGATTGGGCTAGGTGACTCGTTGAAGTTGAGGTAGAAGGATTCTCTTATTTTGGGGGGTGTGGCCTAAAGATATAAAGCAAGGGCTTCTAATTAACCCTTGACCACTGGGGGCGGTGAGTTCGTTGCGCCGTACTGTTGATATGGAATAATGTACAATATAGTGCATAGAACCACAGCCAGCATATTTTTGCTTAGATATATGGAAATGTCATACAAGTTGATAGTATAACCAATTTTAGTAGTATGTTGTAAGAGATAATCCCTGCATCTTTAGTAGAGGAAAGCACAGGAGCAGAAagaggggagaaaagagcACTAAATCTTACCTAATTCAGGCCCGCTTCGGCTTTCGGCCTCAACCTCCTGGCAACAACAATTGTTCGTATTCCCGATACCCTCCCAACTACTGACCAAGTCCGATGTCTCGCCAAAAATGAGGACTACATTGGCTTGCCAATGGTGTCGGTAGGTCTCATACCTTGTCAGTACATCTGTCATTGGGTCCTTTGTGCCTTGACGGTCCTGTCACGTTCACCTAACGCTAACTTGGCCTAGGAGGTCAAAGATCAAGTGCCACCACGATGGTACTCCACCTTGCAAATCATGTAGAGTCCATCCGGGTAGGGAATGTAGCCTGAGTACTCCTGTCATACGTAGGAAGAGGAACACTCCGTCTCGTCCCCCAGCAAACACGGCTCGTGCAAATCGTGTATCAAAGCCTGTTATAGGGGAAGCATCAGCCTCCCGAAGaacagagaagagaaacactAGCTTGCAAATTCGACAATCACCACCGGCTTTTTCAACGCCTAGTGCAATTTCTGAAGCGGAACGCATTGACGAAAGGCAGAGCAATGCCTTACCACAACAACtgaaaataatattcttacCCGAGAACGCTCTAGAAAATGTGGAACGGAAATTGGTCATTCGGGCCAGCCGAGTATTTGTCCAGCAGTTCCCTGAATTCGGATTTGTACATAAGCCGACGTTCTTTGAATACGGCCTGCAGGACGGGGTGCCTGCCATAAAGTTCTGCGCGATCATGGCTCTATGTGCACGATATATTCCCGAACTGGTGGATCAATATAGCAGTCCATATCTAGCGTCTGAACATTTCGCCGATGTTGTGCGTGAGAATATCATGAGTTACATGGCACAACATTCTGGGATCGACGCTGTGCATGCATTGATTTTGCTCAGCTTGTACGACTGGGGCGAGGGTAATGGTTTTCAGGCATGGGTATATACAGGTGTGTGATGCAGACTTTGAAAATGCTGAGTGGATCTGATTTGACGTCTAGGTATGGCCACGAGAATGGCACAGGGTATTTACTTGCAGACGAAGACAAACACAAAGGATGCCTCATGTATAAACTTCACCAAGCATGAAACAATTATTAGGACAGTCTGGGCTTGTTTCGTGCTTGACTGTATCCTGCGTTGCGGAAGATATGGTTCACAACGTGCTGAAATCGAGGTGCCCGATATTCCACTGCCAATGGGCGAGGATGATTTCGAATTTGGATCCCAGTCAACCCTGACACCTCACTTCCTAGTACACTCGGGAACAAATACGTCGATTAAGGTTATGGGCAGCGATGGAAAGATAAATGGACCCCAGCAAATCCTTTCCTTGATAGTCAAGGGATTTAGCA
This Aspergillus flavus chromosome 1, complete sequence DNA region includes the following protein-coding sequences:
- a CDS encoding uncharacterized protein (expressed protein), whose amino-acid sequence is MFLTTAWLLWLSLFLACSTWGQYGSPLNERDICYVHVSGSESSDGQNWVPSYDEGDTDLCDFAANHQCIFTQYPWWVPSDYLPAGRDYPSTGSHLVSVLRTLCRS
- a CDS encoding putative HAD superfamily hydrolase; this encodes MAIREKAGFPAIRACIFDLDGLLINSEDIITFSTSQPLEKYKSTPFDRTIRAQLMGIPHSTNGDTFHSWAKLPISSEQFAHESTENMRQHFLACRPLPGAERILSTLSQARSAASGDRIELALTSSTKSRSYELKISRPETKRLLGFFSPDRRVLGDDPRVRQGRGKPAPDIYLVALQSLNLAAAASDVKPILPHECLVFEDSVIGCRGWKTGWDESCLGSASRCCG
- a CDS encoding uncharacterized protein (expressed protein); translation: MRTTLACQWCRRSKIKCHHDGTPPCKSCRVHPGRECSLSTPVIRRKRNTPSRPPANTARANRVSKPVIGEASASRRTEKRNTSLQIRQSPPAFSTPSAISEAERIDERQSNALPQQLKIIFLPENALENVERKLVIRASRVFVQQFPEFGFVHKPTFFEYGLQDGVPAIKFCAIMALCARYIPELVDQYSSPYLASEHFADVVRENIMSYMAQHSGIDAVHALILLSLYDWGEGNGFQAWVYTGMATRMAQGIYLQTKTNTKDASCINFTKHETIIRTVWACFVLDCILRCGRYGSQRAEIEVPDIPLPMGEDDFEFGSQSTLTPHFLVHSGTNTSIKVMGSDGKINGPQQILSLIVKGFSIFSTLSTWICRGGRRYPSPDSIEPPWKHTSFWSRSMTTVEAWRGTHSSRLVYSRSGGQMQAHILHNQVEGFALLNLLYYMSVFFLHREYTPFFPHRVSRPCGPIDPPLLEEAPPHDWWHHSAQKLFEAASIIIQLMQDLETRDVQFQTPFTAFCMFSAASAVLYADTWPYMAPGLENAKEKYTWSLDWLRTASEKWKIAKCWCEILGELSGIFTRLKTDGHDFPHLGREEFQDLHDNLHRLAEPESTTVNALAVLSQGAPLDFIGAACQSRLEDTDAGNSGLQSLVTSDTDRLHEVHNATSEQNQANLLVSNDDPQRMNDDTGIDTDFLMAMLSDPSGNWSHVL